Proteins encoded together in one Pseudomonas arsenicoxydans window:
- a CDS encoding transcriptional regulator yields MYHYVESGLPNVWLSNGFVVKQTAYGESVAITDVKGLHDVIGKAIAEKPSVLTGAEFRFLRKELGLSQESLAEIVGLTSQAVAIWEKTDKIPMVNDRYLRGLYLEAKTGEADLMAAINTINKLDHDLYKLNLEFEGEWHNQAKVCA; encoded by the coding sequence ATGTACCACTACGTAGAAAGCGGCCTACCGAACGTATGGCTTAGCAATGGCTTCGTGGTGAAACAGACCGCATATGGCGAGTCTGTCGCCATCACGGATGTGAAGGGCCTGCATGACGTAATCGGCAAGGCCATCGCTGAGAAGCCTTCAGTGCTGACGGGGGCTGAGTTTAGATTTTTAAGAAAAGAGCTTGGGCTGTCTCAGGAAAGTCTCGCCGAGATCGTCGGTTTGACGAGTCAAGCCGTAGCGATCTGGGAAAAAACCGACAAAATCCCGATGGTAAACGACCGGTATTTGCGTGGCCTTTATCTTGAAGCCAAGACTGGCGAAGCGGATCTGATGGCGGCTATCAATACCATCAACAAACTGGACCACGACCTTTATAAACTGAATCTGGAGTTCGAAGGCGAATGGCACAATCAGGCGAAAGTATGCGCATGA
- a CDS encoding DUF4258 domain-containing protein, translated as MSLLPFPLPKKKALEIIRELSEVSDRIFYSPHAKARMIERSVTMPDVMDCLGKGQITEGPFRQPGGDWRFTISWFRAGSPLQVIGAIDVDDDGTFLVIVTTIQKQG; from the coding sequence ATGAGCCTCCTTCCTTTTCCACTACCCAAAAAGAAAGCTCTCGAAATAATACGTGAGCTTTCGGAGGTATCTGATCGCATCTTTTACTCTCCGCATGCCAAAGCTCGAATGATTGAGCGAAGTGTGACCATGCCGGATGTGATGGACTGCCTAGGAAAAGGGCAGATCACCGAAGGGCCGTTTCGGCAGCCTGGGGGTGATTGGAGATTTACTATTTCCTGGTTTAGAGCTGGGTCGCCTCTCCAGGTCATCGGCGCTATCGACGTTGATGACGACGGGACATTTCTCGTCATAGTGACCACGATACAAAAGCAGGGGTGA
- a CDS encoding bifunctional diguanylate cyclase/phosphodiesterase — MPILPSVLFLLSLMTWTATAGALTLTDEERGWLKVHPDLRLGVDASWPPFEFRDDQGRYQGLAADYINVIRQRLAIKLTPIEPISWTEVLQQAKQGKLDILPGIMSTPERQSYLSFTRPYLDFPIVILAHVGGPQPRKLEDLYGLKIAVVENYAPHELLRTHHPDLNLVAMPNVSSALQALATDEVDAVVGDLASSVWSLRQLKLEGLYVSGETPYRYQLAMAVPPDNKLLVGILDKVLADMTPSEVNAIQEHWVGNVLDHRTFWSDLLVYGLPGLLFLIIMLAVVIRINRRLSSEIARRVDLEQELRSSEYHYRGLVESLSAIAWEARMSDYTYSYVSPHAEALLGYPLSHWLIPGFWRNIIHPADLTRAQTFCDHEVLAGRDYSLDYRVITADGRCLWVRDIVSLIEHGHEPVLRGLMIDISDAKRTEEALRLSEQKFASVFQQCPDILVIARLSDGCLLEVNKAFEEQIGLKAEDVIGQTATDLNIWGIPGVGPGLLQRLQAGSIRNLEMPFRRNNGQVFTGLISAEPFDLDTTPALVVVVRDISQLKETQQQLQTSEEKFAKAFHASPDGLLLSRQSDGLLLEVNEGFSRITGFNSAMSVDRSALELGIWVNLNERKQMLDLLHRDGFVRDFTCHIRRSDGQIRLCEVSSRPLPIGDEDCMLTIARDITERHMMQEKLQQAATVFESTAEGVLITDTQQHISAVNRAFTEITGYSESEALGHTPRLLASGLHDSAFYAAMWHQLTAEGHWQGEISNRRKNGELYPSWLTISAVRNREKFITHFVAVFADISSLKHAQAKLDYQAHHDPLTGLPNRTLFESRLLTALNTQQENGGQGAVLFLDLDRFKHINDSLGHPVGDLLLKGIAVRLKEQLRDIDTVARLGGDEFIILLPGLQQSSDADNIATKLLNCFAAPFQAGEHEFFISASIGTSLYPRDGCDVATLVKNADAAMYRSKAKGRNRVESYTRDLTAQASERVALEHELRRAMERNELVLYYQPKISLDDHRLVGAEALIRWHHPTFGAVPPEHFIPLAEENGMILQIGDWVLETACRQMYEWNQVYESVGPLSVNLAGAQLRQPNLLGRIEQLLNDHGLAPGFLQLEITENFIMSQAEEALAVLHQLKHLGVQLAIDDFGTGYSSLSYLKRLPLDILKIDQSFVRGLPDDPHDAAIVRAIIALGRSMQFTVIAEGVETLAQQQFLAEEGCEQIQGYIVSLPLPPDEFAATFLRIAVSDFSDSTAEKPSL; from the coding sequence GTCGTTTACCCGTCCCTACCTGGACTTTCCGATCGTCATCCTCGCCCATGTCGGAGGCCCGCAACCGCGCAAACTTGAAGACTTGTACGGGTTGAAGATCGCCGTGGTAGAAAACTATGCGCCCCATGAGCTGTTGCGCACGCACCACCCCGACCTGAATCTGGTGGCGATGCCCAATGTCAGCTCGGCCTTGCAGGCGCTGGCTACCGATGAAGTGGACGCTGTTGTGGGAGATCTCGCCTCCAGCGTCTGGAGTCTGCGTCAGCTCAAGCTCGAGGGCCTGTACGTCAGCGGCGAAACGCCCTATCGCTATCAGCTGGCAATGGCCGTGCCCCCTGACAACAAGCTACTGGTTGGCATCCTCGATAAAGTCCTGGCGGATATGACCCCAAGTGAAGTCAATGCCATTCAGGAGCATTGGGTCGGCAATGTCCTGGATCATCGAACCTTCTGGTCGGACTTACTGGTTTATGGCCTGCCTGGGCTGCTGTTTTTGATAATCATGCTGGCGGTTGTCATACGTATTAACCGCCGGTTGAGTTCGGAAATTGCTCGTCGAGTCGATCTGGAGCAAGAACTGCGCAGTAGTGAATATCATTACCGTGGACTGGTAGAGAGCCTTTCGGCGATCGCCTGGGAAGCACGGATGAGCGATTACACCTACAGCTACGTGTCGCCCCACGCCGAAGCCCTGCTTGGGTATCCCCTGTCCCATTGGTTGATTCCAGGCTTCTGGCGCAACATCATTCACCCGGCAGACCTGACCCGAGCCCAGACATTCTGCGATCACGAAGTGTTGGCCGGGCGCGATTACAGCCTCGATTACCGGGTCATCACGGCCGATGGCCGATGCCTTTGGGTGCGCGATATCGTCAGCCTGATCGAGCATGGTCATGAACCGGTGCTGCGCGGGTTGATGATCGACATCAGCGATGCCAAGCGCACTGAAGAGGCATTACGCCTTTCCGAGCAGAAATTCGCCTCTGTGTTCCAGCAATGCCCGGACATTCTGGTGATTGCGCGGCTGTCCGACGGCTGCCTGCTGGAGGTCAACAAAGCGTTCGAGGAGCAGATTGGCCTAAAGGCCGAAGACGTCATCGGCCAGACCGCTACTGACCTGAATATCTGGGGCATACCCGGTGTAGGCCCGGGTTTGTTGCAGCGCCTGCAGGCTGGCAGCATCCGCAACCTGGAAATGCCCTTTCGCCGCAACAACGGCCAGGTGTTTACCGGCCTGATTTCCGCCGAGCCTTTCGACCTCGATACGACGCCTGCCCTGGTCGTCGTGGTGCGCGATATCAGCCAGCTCAAGGAAACCCAGCAACAACTGCAAACCTCCGAAGAAAAATTCGCCAAAGCCTTCCACGCCTCCCCGGACGGCTTGTTACTGTCCCGGCAGAGCGACGGGTTGCTGCTGGAGGTCAACGAAGGCTTCAGCCGCATCACCGGCTTCAACAGCGCAATGTCTGTGGACCGCTCAGCCCTGGAACTGGGGATTTGGGTCAATCTGAACGAACGCAAACAGATGCTCGACTTGCTGCATCGCGATGGTTTCGTCCGCGACTTCACCTGCCACATCCGCCGCAGCGACGGGCAGATCCGTCTCTGCGAAGTGTCCAGCCGTCCGCTGCCCATCGGCGATGAAGACTGCATGCTGACCATTGCGCGGGACATCACCGAGCGGCACATGATGCAGGAGAAACTGCAACAGGCCGCCACGGTGTTCGAGAGCACTGCCGAAGGCGTGTTGATCACCGACACCCAGCAGCACATCAGTGCGGTCAACCGCGCCTTTACCGAGATTACCGGCTACAGCGAGAGCGAAGCACTGGGCCACACCCCCCGCTTGCTTGCCTCCGGCCTGCACGACAGCGCGTTCTACGCAGCAATGTGGCATCAGTTGACCGCCGAAGGTCATTGGCAAGGCGAGATTTCCAACCGCCGCAAAAATGGCGAGCTCTACCCAAGCTGGCTGACCATCAGCGCCGTGCGCAACCGCGAAAAGTTCATCACCCATTTCGTGGCGGTATTTGCCGACATTTCCAGCCTCAAGCACGCTCAAGCCAAACTCGACTACCAGGCGCACCACGATCCGCTGACCGGCCTGCCCAACCGCACGCTGTTCGAGAGCCGGCTGCTGACTGCACTCAACACCCAACAGGAAAATGGCGGTCAGGGCGCAGTGCTGTTTCTCGACCTGGACCGTTTCAAACACATCAACGACAGCCTTGGCCATCCGGTCGGCGACCTGCTGCTCAAAGGCATCGCCGTGCGCCTCAAGGAGCAGCTGCGCGATATCGATACCGTTGCGCGCCTGGGCGGTGACGAATTCATCATCCTGCTGCCTGGCCTGCAGCAGTCCAGCGACGCAGACAATATTGCGACCAAGCTGCTTAATTGCTTCGCCGCCCCTTTCCAGGCCGGCGAACACGAGTTCTTCATCAGCGCCAGCATCGGCACCAGCCTGTACCCCAGGGACGGCTGTGATGTCGCCACACTGGTCAAGAACGCCGATGCTGCCATGTATCGCTCCAAGGCCAAGGGGCGTAACCGGGTCGAAAGCTACACCCGCGACCTCACGGCCCAGGCCAGCGAACGCGTGGCGCTGGAACATGAATTACGGCGAGCCATGGAACGCAATGAGCTGGTTCTCTACTACCAACCGAAAATCAGCCTCGATGACCATCGACTGGTCGGTGCCGAAGCGCTCATACGCTGGCACCACCCGACCTTCGGTGCGGTGCCACCGGAACACTTCATTCCGTTGGCGGAAGAAAACGGCATGATTCTGCAAATCGGCGACTGGGTACTGGAAACCGCCTGCCGGCAGATGTACGAATGGAACCAGGTGTATGAAAGCGTCGGCCCACTGTCGGTAAACCTTGCCGGCGCTCAATTACGTCAGCCGAACCTGCTTGGACGAATCGAACAACTGCTCAATGACCACGGCCTGGCGCCTGGTTTTCTGCAACTGGAAATTACCGAAAACTTCATCATGAGCCAGGCCGAAGAAGCCCTGGCGGTGCTGCACCAACTCAAACACCTGGGCGTGCAATTGGCGATCGATGACTTCGGTACGGGCTACTCGTCCCTGAGCTACCTCAAGCGCCTGCCGTTGGACATTCTCAAGATCGACCAGTCCTTCGTCCGCGGCCTGCCTGACGATCCGCACGATGCGGCGATTGTTCGGGCGATTATTGCCTTGGGCCGCAGCATGCAATTCACGGTCATCGCGGAGGGCGTCGAAACCCTGGCGCAACAGCAATTCCTTGCCGAAGAAGGCTGTGAACAGATCCAGGGCTACATCGTCAGCCTGCCTCTGCCCCCGGATGAATTCGCCGCGACGTTTCTTCGTATAGCCGTATCGGATTTTTCGGATAGCACAGCCGAGAAACCATCGCTATAA